The DNA segment GGTTCCTGTTAAAATTCGATATTGGGCATCACTGAAACTGCAAACTGGAATCTCACAAAACTTTATAgtaaagtttgatatttttgatagcaagcatactcagaacgttttgacatacgagcacAATTTAGgttgcttacagtaacttaaaatattcttttcgaccaaaaaatttaaatgaatttcgaacattttcgattatttttacaactttcgacgtaaATTATCTCAACAACTGTGCTGTGATGAACCTAATTAAATGCTTGgagatgaagctccatcaaagaTCAGTGAttgatggtatggtgaattcaaccGAAGTCATAGATCATTCCAAGACAAGTTTCGTGAAAGTCGTGGGCAATAGTGTGactagcatacattcaatatgcattaacatttgactgtaaaaaaatgTGTCCACTTTGAAtgccacacaatttgtcaatcgctcagGAAAAtgctcgtgtcgattggtcgggagaaatgttaataaaatgcAATAGCGGTGCTTAGAAACACGTCTATAACATCGTGCCAGGTGATGAATCGTGCATTTCGCATATACATAGTCCAAAAGTAAATAGCAGTCGACGGTGTGGATGTGTCACGATGAGCTGaatccaacaaaaattgttcCCGCACgcagcacttccaagcaaatggttgcctgtttttttggaaaaactggacaTGTCGCAACTATACTACAGAGTAGTAAGTTCTGAGTGGAATACATCTATTTGTTGCcggttgtctttcaagaaatcaggaaaaccgaAATCCGACGACTCTTCAGCACGACAATgctagctctcacacatcgagtaaaacaattgcatttttgagcactcaaaacatcagTTTGATGAGTCATACTTCGAATAGGCCTGACTTGGATCCAAATGGCTTCTTGTTATGCCCactcgtaaaaaataaactctgaggtcaacgtttttcgacacatGAAGAGAcagttgatgcgttcagaacgcatgttttggagatacctcaatcagagtggcaaaaatgcttcgaaaatttattcaatCGCATGCAATAGATCTTAAtggaatatattttcaaaacaatcaagcgattttcgttgataaaaatttgtttttgttctcgaatATCGAAattataaaaggcaacctacggcAAAGCTTACACCGAGCTGAAGCGCCAAAAGATGATGACAATGAATTGATTAAcagattaaaatatatatgttattgAGCCccaattattttcttaagtcTAAACCACaacattatattaaatttacacCAAAAATACTTGTTGTTgtctatatttatttaatttttaagtacataaataaaaactacttttacaattaaaaaattatttaataatcacAATAATTGCTTTTCTACCAAAAACTCTCGaatacataaacatttttagttAATATTCAAGGCAAATTGGTGATAAAGAAATTGGCGGGCACAAAGGAATAGATTTTCGTGAAGCGATCCTTCAACACCAATTCCAGCGTTTGCTCTAATGTAGGCGCTAGAGTGCCATATAATTCACGCCAGTTTTGATTGAATAGATCATTGGCGGTGTCTTCAATATCGCGCTGGCCACCAAACAAATTCTTCACATCGATGTGGAAATCGCCGATATTACGGATTTTCGCCTTAAGGTCTAAGATTTCAGAGAAGACTAAATCACCTTCGCGGCGCACCCTGGTTTTCATGTTAAAAGCCAAGACAATGTTCTCTGAAAAATATTAGtcaacattttatattatttcttacatatatttttaaataaggtattgaagcaaaatcatacacgttgaaatgtagaaaagcttaaaaaaataaaatcgaaattgtCACTTGGTCCCAAACTTACTTGCTACGAAGCTTGCTGTGCCCTGTCCGTTGAGGTTCAGACCCAAAACGGAGCCTTTAACCTTGTAATTGCCGGTAGCATCCAACTGGGGTATTTCAATTTTGGCAAATACATCTAAAGTACTTTTGTCGACACTATAAGTTtatgaaattgaaagaaaattatcagtttgtaaaatattccTCCCGTTGATTGCAGTACTTACGATGCTTCCACCACCTTCGCGCCACTGGCACCGTTCACGACCAAATTTTCTATGTCGGCATTAATTTGTAGTGCACCACTTTGATTTATCTTAAGGCGCTTAATCGATAGCGGCTCCAAAGGACCCAAAGACTTTAAGCCAGGAATGCCTTATAAGAAAAACGTATTTTAAATATAGTTAGACGCgctctaaaagtgaaaaatCTCACCATCCTTCCATTCGCGGAATAATACTTGGAAATTCGACGCAAAGCACGTATTTAAGTTGTTGTCATTGAAATCACAGGGATTTAGAAAAGAAgctataaattgaaaaaaaaaacaatgttaataatttcacataaaaaatgctttttataaCCACTTTTGCATGTAATTTTAATACTTCTcaacttcttttttttatttaacggaAGCTTACGTTTGTCGACCAAATGCTTGCCGAGCACAAGCGATATTTGTAGCGTTAGCGCCAACAGAAAACTTAAACTGCACAATTTCGCACTCATTTTCGCACGTAACGGTAACTTATTACACGcgtgtttaaataattttaacactATGAAATTTCGAAcgaatatatttaaatgcacAATTCTTCCAAGTATTGCTATTGCGCTGAGAAATATCCGTCGTGCTTGCCGTACACAGTTATTCTAAATTGAAATTAGTGTCGAcctttaacttttatatttgttactaatttatttgaaaaaaactcgTACTTTTGTGCTACACATAAAGATTTAGATACGCCGAACTggtttttggcaatttttaaatttgcagaAAATGTCATCTCATGattatatatgcacattaatATACTGGGTGACGCACCGTAGAAGTTTAATGCGTTGGTTTTTCTGTTTCTTCTTTGCtacaatacaaatacatacatactatataatgcAAAAATCTACTTAATAACggtgtttttaaatttgttttttggaaataaataaagcattgAAATAAACCGGTTACTTTAGGAGTCAACTAAATAAACATTGATTTCAAAGATTTATCAAGTTTTATTTTACACTTATTTACGTTAAGAAGCACTTAGGTTGCACTTTATATTACACTTAATATTATAGGATTTAGCAGCCCTAATGTTGTATTCTGAAAACTCACTATTTTAACGTTAAGATTGACGTTTTTGattgtatactatacatacataaattctcAGAAGGTTTTGAGCACTGTTTCTGTAGTTTACACTGacattaaggggggagcctgctttagaagctccaaaaaagcgattttttttttt comes from the Bactrocera neohumeralis isolate Rockhampton chromosome 2, APGP_CSIRO_Bneo_wtdbg2-racon-allhic-juicebox.fasta_v2, whole genome shotgun sequence genome and includes:
- the LOC126751298 gene encoding circadian clock-controlled protein daywake-like, with product MSAKLCSLSFLLALTLQISLVLGKHLVDKPSFLNPCDFNDNNLNTCFASNFQVLFREWKDGIPGLKSLGPLEPLSIKRLKINQSGALQINADIENLVVNGASGAKVVEASVDKSTLDVFAKIEIPQLDATGNYKVKGSVLGLNLNGQGTASFVAKNIVLAFNMKTRVRREGDLVFSEILDLKAKIRNIGDFHIDVKNLFGGQRDIEDTANDLFNQNWRELYGTLAPTLEQTLELVLKDRFTKIYSFVPANFFITNLP